In a single window of the Pseudorca crassidens isolate mPseCra1 chromosome 9, mPseCra1.hap1, whole genome shotgun sequence genome:
- the RAB1B gene encoding ras-related protein Rab-1B isoform X2: MWHLLSTFQWDSLFLKLSSLLGHSPYGDYLFKLLLIGDSGVGKSCLLLRFADDTYTESYISTIGVDFKIRTIELDGKTIKLQIWDTAGQERFRTITSSYYRGAHGIIVVYDVTDQESYANVKQWLQEIDRYASENVNKLLVGNKSDLTTKKVVDNTTAKEFADSLGIPFLETSAKNATNVEQAFMTMAAEIKKRMGPGAASGGERPNLKIDSTPVKQAGGGCC, from the exons ATGTGGCATTTGCTTTCTACCTTCCAGTGGGATTCTTTGTTCCTCAAACTTTCCTCACTTCTTGGTCACTCCCCCTACGG TGACTACCTATTTAAGCTGCTTTTGATTGGTGACTCGGGCGTGGGCAAGTCCTGCCTGCTCCTGCGGTTTGCT GATGACACATACACAGAGAGCTACATCAGCACCATCGGGGTGGACTTCAAGATCCGAACCATTGAGCTGGATGGCAAAACCATCAAACTTCAGATC TGGGACACAGCTGGTCAGGAACGGTTCCGGACCATCACTTCCAGCTACTACCGGGGGGCTCACGGCATCATCGTGGTGTACGACGTCACCGACCAG GAATCCTATGCCAACGTGAAGCAGTGGCTACAGGAGATCGACCGCTATGCCAGCGAGAATGTCAATAAGCTCCTGGTGGGCAACAAGAGCGACCTCACCACCAAGAAGGTGGTGGATAACACCACAGCCAAG GAGTTTGCAGATTCTCTGGGCATCCCCTTCCTGGAGACGAGTGCCAAGAATGCTACCAATGTCGAGCAGGCGTTCATGACCATGGCTGCTGAGATCAAAAAGCGGATGGGGCCTGGGGCAGCGTCAGGGGGTGAGCGGCCCAACCTCAAGATTGACAGCACCCCTGTGAAGCAGGCTGGTGGCGGCTGTTGCTAG
- the RAB1B gene encoding ras-related protein Rab-1B isoform X1: MNPEYDYLFKLLLIGDSGVGKSCLLLRFADDTYTESYISTIGVDFKIRTIELDGKTIKLQIWDTAGQERFRTITSSYYRGAHGIIVVYDVTDQESYANVKQWLQEIDRYASENVNKLLVGNKSDLTTKKVVDNTTAKEFADSLGIPFLETSAKNATNVEQAFMTMAAEIKKRMGPGAASGGERPNLKIDSTPVKQAGGGCC; encoded by the exons ATGAACCCCGAATA TGACTACCTATTTAAGCTGCTTTTGATTGGTGACTCGGGCGTGGGCAAGTCCTGCCTGCTCCTGCGGTTTGCT GATGACACATACACAGAGAGCTACATCAGCACCATCGGGGTGGACTTCAAGATCCGAACCATTGAGCTGGATGGCAAAACCATCAAACTTCAGATC TGGGACACAGCTGGTCAGGAACGGTTCCGGACCATCACTTCCAGCTACTACCGGGGGGCTCACGGCATCATCGTGGTGTACGACGTCACCGACCAG GAATCCTATGCCAACGTGAAGCAGTGGCTACAGGAGATCGACCGCTATGCCAGCGAGAATGTCAATAAGCTCCTGGTGGGCAACAAGAGCGACCTCACCACCAAGAAGGTGGTGGATAACACCACAGCCAAG GAGTTTGCAGATTCTCTGGGCATCCCCTTCCTGGAGACGAGTGCCAAGAATGCTACCAATGTCGAGCAGGCGTTCATGACCATGGCTGCTGAGATCAAAAAGCGGATGGGGCCTGGGGCAGCGTCAGGGGGTGAGCGGCCCAACCTCAAGATTGACAGCACCCCTGTGAAGCAGGCTGGTGGCGGCTGTTGCTAG
- the KLC2 gene encoding kinesin light chain 2 isoform X1 produces the protein MATMVLPREEKLSQDEIVLGTKAVIQGLETLRGEHRALLAPLVAHEAGEAEPGSQERCVLLRRSLEAIELGLGEAQVILALSSHLGAVESEKQKLRAQVRRLVQENQWLREELAGTQQKLQRSEQAVAQLEEEKQHLLFMSQIRKLDEDTSASEEKGDVPKDSLDDLFPSEEEQSPAPSPGGGDVAAQHGGYEIPARLRTLHNLVIQYASQGRYEVAVPLCKQALEDLEKTSGHDHPDVATMLNILALVYRDQNKYKEAAHLLNDALAIREKTLGKDHPAVAATLNNLAVLYGKRGKYKEAEPLCKRALEIREKVLGKFHPDVAKQLSNLALLCQNQGKAEEVEYYYRRALEIYATRLGPDDPNVAKTKNNLASCYLKQGKYQDAETLYKEILTRAHEKEFGSVSGNNKPIWMHAEEREESKDKRRDSTPYGEYGSWYKACKVDSPTVNTTLRSLGALYRRQGKLEAAHTLEDCASRSRKQGLDPASQTKVVELLKDGSGGRGDRRGSRDMPAGAGARSEADLEEAGPAAEWSGDGSGSLRRSGSFGKLRDALRRSSEMLVKKLQGGGPQEPPNPRMKRASSLNFLNKSVEEPVQPGGTGLSDSRTLSSSSMDLSRRSSLVG, from the exons ATGGCCACGATGGTGCTTCCTCGGGAGGAGAAGCTGAGCCAGGATGAGATCGTGCTGGGCACCAAGGCCGTTATCCAAGGGCTAGAGACCCTGCGCGGGGAGCATCGTGCCCTTCTCGCTCCCCTCGTCGCTCATGAAGCTGGTGAGGCAGAGCCCGGCTCACAGGAGCGCTGTGTCCTCCTGCGCCGCTCCCTGGAGGCCATCgaactggggctgggggaggcccaG GTGATCTTGGCGCTGTCGAGCCACCTGGGGGCCGTAGAGTCGGAGAAGCAGAAGCTGCGGGCTCAGGTACGGCGCCTGGTGCAGGAGAACCAGTGGCTGCGGGAGGAGCTGGCAGGGACGCAGCAGAAGCTGCAGCGCAGCGAGCAGGCCGTGGCCCAGCTCGAGGAGGAAAAGCAGCACTTGCTGTTCATGAGCCAGATCCGCAAGCTGGACGAGGACACGTCCGCCAGC gaggagaagggggacgTCCCCAAAGACTCTCTGGATGACCTGTTCCCCAGTGAGGAGGAGCAGAGCCCAG cccccagccctggaggAGGAGACGTGGCTGCCCAGCACGGGGGCTATGAAATCCCAGCACGGCTCCGCACCCTGCACAATCTGGTGATCCAGTACGCCTCTCAGGGCCGCTATGAGGTGGCCGTGCCACTCTGCAAGCAGGCCCTCGAGGACCTGGAGAAGACGTCAGGCCATGACCACCCTGACGTGGCCACCATGCTGAACATCCTGGCGCTGGTCTATCG ggACCAAAACAAGTACAAGGAGGCTGCACACCTGCTCAATGATGCCCTGGCCATCCGCGAGAAGACGCTGGGCAAGGACCACCCAGCT gtggctGCGACACTGAACAACCTGGCGGTCCTGTATGGCAAGCGGGGCAAGTACAAGGAGGCTGAGCCCCTCTGCAAGCGGGCACTGGAGATCCGGGAGAAG GTTCTGGGCAAGTTTCATCCAGACGTGGCCAAGCAGCTGAGCAACCTGGCCCTGCTGTGCCAGAACCAGGGCAAAGCCGAGGAGGTGGAATACTACTACCGGCGGGCACTGGAGATCTACGCCACACGCCTTGGGCCTGACGACCCCAACGTGGCCAAGACCAAGAACAACCTG GCCTCCTGCTACCTGAAACAGGGCAAGTACCAGGATGCAGAGACCCTGTACAAGGAGATCCTCACCCGCGCTCATGAGAAGGAGTTCGGCTCTGTCAGCG GGAACAACAAGCCCATCTGGATGCACGCAGAGGAACGGGAGGAGAGCAAG GATAAGCGCCGGGACAGCACCCCCTATGGGGAATATGGCAGCTGGTACAAGGCCTGTAAAGTAGACAG CCCCACAGTCAACACCACGTTGCGCAGCTTGGGGGCCCTGTACCGGCGCCAGGGCAAGCTAGAAGCCGCGCACACGCTGGAGGACTGCGCCAGCCGCAGCCGCAAGCAG GGCCTGGACCCTGCAAGCCAGACCAAGGTGGTGGAGCTGCTGAAAGACGGCAGCGGTGGGCGCGGAGACCGCCGTGGCAGCCGAGACATGCCCGCGGGTGCCGGGGCTCGGTCTGAGGCTGACCTCGAGGAGGCAGGGCCTGCAGCCGAGTGGAGCGGG GACGGCAGCGGCTCCTTGCGGCGCAGTGGCTCCTTCGGGAAGCTCCGAGATGCCCTGAGGCGCAGCAGTGAGATGCTGGTGAAGAAGCTGCAGGGTGGTGGCCCCCAGGAGCCCCCAAACCCCAG GATGAAGCGGGCCAGTTCCCTCAACTTCCTCAACAAAAGTGTGGAAGAGCCAGTCCAG cctgGAGGCACAGGTCTCTCTGATAGCCGCACCCTCAGCTCCAGCTCCATGGACCTCTCCCGACGAAGCTCCCTTGTGGGCTAA
- the KLC2 gene encoding kinesin light chain 2 isoform X2: protein MATMVLPREEKLSQDEIVLGTKAVIQGLETLRGEHRALLAPLVAHEAGEAEPGSQERCVLLRRSLEAIELGLGEAQVILALSSHLGAVESEKQKLRAQVRRLVQENQWLREELAGTQQKLQRSEQAVAQLEEEKQHLLFMSQIRKLDEDTSASEEKGDVPKDSLDDLFPSEEEQSPAPSPGGGDVAAQHGGYEIPARLRTLHNLVIQYASQGRYEVAVPLCKQALEDLEKTSGHDHPDVATMLNILALVYRDQNKYKEAAHLLNDALAIREKTLGKDHPAVAATLNNLAVLYGKRGKYKEAEPLCKRALEIREKVLGKFHPDVAKQLSNLALLCQNQGKAEEVEYYYRRALEIYATRLGPDDPNVAKTKNNLASCYLKQGKYQDAETLYKEILTRAHEKEFGSVSGNNKPIWMHAEEREESKDKRRDSTPYGEYGSWYKACKVDSPTVNTTLRSLGALYRRQGKLEAAHTLEDCASRSRKQGLDPASQTKVVELLKDGSGGRGDRRGSRDMPAGAGARSEADLEEAGPAAEWSGDGSGSLRRSGSFGKLRDALRRSSEMLVKKLQGGGPQEPPNPRMKRASSLNFLNKSVEEPVQAWLWAGPWGDK, encoded by the exons ATGGCCACGATGGTGCTTCCTCGGGAGGAGAAGCTGAGCCAGGATGAGATCGTGCTGGGCACCAAGGCCGTTATCCAAGGGCTAGAGACCCTGCGCGGGGAGCATCGTGCCCTTCTCGCTCCCCTCGTCGCTCATGAAGCTGGTGAGGCAGAGCCCGGCTCACAGGAGCGCTGTGTCCTCCTGCGCCGCTCCCTGGAGGCCATCgaactggggctgggggaggcccaG GTGATCTTGGCGCTGTCGAGCCACCTGGGGGCCGTAGAGTCGGAGAAGCAGAAGCTGCGGGCTCAGGTACGGCGCCTGGTGCAGGAGAACCAGTGGCTGCGGGAGGAGCTGGCAGGGACGCAGCAGAAGCTGCAGCGCAGCGAGCAGGCCGTGGCCCAGCTCGAGGAGGAAAAGCAGCACTTGCTGTTCATGAGCCAGATCCGCAAGCTGGACGAGGACACGTCCGCCAGC gaggagaagggggacgTCCCCAAAGACTCTCTGGATGACCTGTTCCCCAGTGAGGAGGAGCAGAGCCCAG cccccagccctggaggAGGAGACGTGGCTGCCCAGCACGGGGGCTATGAAATCCCAGCACGGCTCCGCACCCTGCACAATCTGGTGATCCAGTACGCCTCTCAGGGCCGCTATGAGGTGGCCGTGCCACTCTGCAAGCAGGCCCTCGAGGACCTGGAGAAGACGTCAGGCCATGACCACCCTGACGTGGCCACCATGCTGAACATCCTGGCGCTGGTCTATCG ggACCAAAACAAGTACAAGGAGGCTGCACACCTGCTCAATGATGCCCTGGCCATCCGCGAGAAGACGCTGGGCAAGGACCACCCAGCT gtggctGCGACACTGAACAACCTGGCGGTCCTGTATGGCAAGCGGGGCAAGTACAAGGAGGCTGAGCCCCTCTGCAAGCGGGCACTGGAGATCCGGGAGAAG GTTCTGGGCAAGTTTCATCCAGACGTGGCCAAGCAGCTGAGCAACCTGGCCCTGCTGTGCCAGAACCAGGGCAAAGCCGAGGAGGTGGAATACTACTACCGGCGGGCACTGGAGATCTACGCCACACGCCTTGGGCCTGACGACCCCAACGTGGCCAAGACCAAGAACAACCTG GCCTCCTGCTACCTGAAACAGGGCAAGTACCAGGATGCAGAGACCCTGTACAAGGAGATCCTCACCCGCGCTCATGAGAAGGAGTTCGGCTCTGTCAGCG GGAACAACAAGCCCATCTGGATGCACGCAGAGGAACGGGAGGAGAGCAAG GATAAGCGCCGGGACAGCACCCCCTATGGGGAATATGGCAGCTGGTACAAGGCCTGTAAAGTAGACAG CCCCACAGTCAACACCACGTTGCGCAGCTTGGGGGCCCTGTACCGGCGCCAGGGCAAGCTAGAAGCCGCGCACACGCTGGAGGACTGCGCCAGCCGCAGCCGCAAGCAG GGCCTGGACCCTGCAAGCCAGACCAAGGTGGTGGAGCTGCTGAAAGACGGCAGCGGTGGGCGCGGAGACCGCCGTGGCAGCCGAGACATGCCCGCGGGTGCCGGGGCTCGGTCTGAGGCTGACCTCGAGGAGGCAGGGCCTGCAGCCGAGTGGAGCGGG GACGGCAGCGGCTCCTTGCGGCGCAGTGGCTCCTTCGGGAAGCTCCGAGATGCCCTGAGGCGCAGCAGTGAGATGCTGGTGAAGAAGCTGCAGGGTGGTGGCCCCCAGGAGCCCCCAAACCCCAG GATGAAGCGGGCCAGTTCCCTCAACTTCCTCAACAAAAGTGTGGAAGAGCCAGTCCAG GCCTGGCTTTGGGCTGGACCCTGGGGAGACAAATGA